AATGATCATAAAGCCCTTCACGGACAGCGCGGCCCAGACTGTAATGCCTCCTGTGATGGGAATTATTCCCGTAGGAAGCGCCCCTCGTTCTTTTATTCTGGACTCGGAACTCAGAAAAATATATGTGGTCAACAGAGGGTCTAACAATATTTCGATAATCGACAAGACTACAAGAAAGCAGGAGCGTATTATCCCCTCCGGTATGAAACCTTACGGGATAACGATGTTTCCCAAGTAGCTGGTAGCTGACAGCTATTAGCTTACAGCTTATAAATTATGAGGAATATAAAATGGAAGATCATAGCGCTGTCAGTAACAGTGATTCTGCTGTGCGGCACTCCCGCATTTACGCAGGGGCTGAGCGGATGGCTGAATATAATCAGTGACAACTCAAGCGGGTATCAGGACGGGAAAAGGACCTCGGATTCCAGCACATTAAATCAGAATTATTTTTTAAATTTTGAAAAACCGGTCACTCCAGTGCTTGTTTATCATATTTATCTGAGATCGAACCTGATTGATTCCCGCATCACAGACTCCGCAGGTGAAACGACAACCACTTACAGGAGGATGGTGGAGCCGACACTGGACCTCCTGCTGCAGAACCCCGTGTACGATCTTACCGCGGGATACCGCAGGCAGGAAGAGTGGACCACCGCGCACCTGCGGGATGAAAGCAGGGAGACCACAGAACTGTATTATTCACGTTTTAATTTAGTCCCCGCTTCACTCCCTTCCTTGTCTATCAACGTAGACAGGCTGAGGAATTTCGACTACCTCAGCGTCAGTAAAATTGACCGCACCAATGATGAATATGCCATAAGCTCAACGTATGAACTGCCTTCGCGCGATGTAAGGTTCAGATATGTTTTAAATTACTCACATAACATAGACAGGGACAAGGCAAGCATAATAGAGAAGACCGTAAATGATAATTTCAGCGGCAACTACAACATCGGCTACACGGGGGCGTTATTGAGGGACATGGCAAGCTACTCCCTGCTGTATCAGGGTAATTATTCAAGGAATAAAAGCCGTCAGACCTTTAAGCAGACCGGCACCGTAATAAGTAAGCGGACGTCGCTGGGCGGATGGCATAAACATGACGGCATAACGCAGGACCTCGGGACGTTAAACGCTAACGGCTTATTGGTCGATGAGGACTTTAACGCAAGCGCAGGCATTGATATCGGGGGCGCAAATCCTACCAACAAGCTGCACAATACCGGCATATCGGCGTCATCGCAAAAGACCGTGGACAGGTTATTTATATATGTATCGTCAAGTACAGACCCGACCGGAGACAGCCTGGACAACGCAGGCAACTGGAGCGTTTTCAGAAGCAACTTCAATCAGCAAGGGACATGGTCCGAAGTTACTGTTAAAGATGTAAAGGTGACTGCTTTTGACAGGCCCAATAATATATACATCTTCGAGATAGAATTTTTAGGGCCGCAGGGCGACTCATTTTATAAAGCTGTCAATAACGTGGCTTCCAATATCGGCAGTGTGCTTGTGACTGAAATAGAGGCGTACGGCACTGACGACATCGGATCAAAGACCTCTCTGGATGTGTTCACCAGCTTTGAGCAGGGCCTGAATTTTGACGCAAGCGCAAGGCCTTTCACACCATTGACCGTTTCCCTTAATTACTCACTGCACAGGTCGGACCAAAACCCCGTATCTCTTACAAATTCTCTCAGGGGAGTTTTTGAAAACATCTACAGCGATTCCCTGCCTGATAATAAAAGTAATTTCAGGAGCACTATCTCAAGAAACTACGGCATAGGGGCAACGTGGTTGACGCACCGGTATCTGACTACCATCGCGCGCTATCAAAAAAGCCAGAACTTTGATGACCGGGAAGAAACCGATACCGAATTTGACTCTTACAACATTTCTTTTAATTCAGTCCCCCTGCCGACCCTCGACACCACCCTGTCTTATACCAGGACCATAAGATATAACTTTGACAAAAAGGATTCCACGACCGACTCTTATCTGCTGAGCCTGGGTTCAAGGCTTTATAAAAACATAAATATGATTACCGATCTCGGGTATAATCAGACCGATACCATATCGACAAATACAACAACTTCCACTTACTCAATAAACGGCACTGTTGACGCGCGCGTCACACGGCAGGTGTCCAGCATCCTCAATTATAATTTAAGCAGGATAACTTCAGACGATAACACCACCGACTCAAAGAACGCCCTTATCATTGTTAACTACCAGCCCGGGCGGTCCATCAACATTTCCGGCAATGTAAACTATTTCGGCTCTGAAGAAAGCAAAACCACCTCGGAAGGACTTTCAGTGGATTGGCTGCCGCTTCCCGCGATCAGGTTGAATATGAACTACCTTCACAGCAATACCGACCCCAAGACATCAAAAACCGACAGTATCAACGGTTACGGCATCTGGTATATAACAAAGTTTGCCGATGTCCGTCTTTCGTCCGGTTACTCAAAAACCATTGAGGACATCAAAACGGAAAATTACAATTTCAACGCAAATTTAAATGTCAGATTCTGATATAATAAGCGGGGTTTTTTCGAGGTATTATAAATTGTTATGAACAGCTTAATAAGAAAAAAAGTATTCTCCGGCATGGTCATAAGCCTTTGCCTGATTTTCATGTCGGGATGCTCAGGCAGCATAAAGCATTATGTCAGGCCGAACACCGACGCCGCCAAAATTAAGAAGATCGCGGTGCTGCCGTTTGAGAATTTTACGCCTGATACATTCGCTGACAAGAAGGTCAGGAGCCTTGCAATTATAGACCTTCTGTCAAGGGGCCTTGATGTCATAGAACCCGGAGAGGTATTAAAGACCCTGCAGGAGATGAAGGTGAAATCCGCCCAATCCCTGACCCAGCAGGACATTATGAATATCGGCGAAACCCTCAATGTAGAATCCGTTATGACGGGGTCCGTTGAAGCGTTTGGCATAAGCAGGGGGATATCGGTTTCCTACCCCGAGGTCTCCGTCAATTTGATGCTGTTTGACGCAAAGACGGGGAAGGTCATCTGGTCGGTATGGCATACCGCGGGGGGCGCAAGCTTCTGGAGCAGGCACTTTGGGGCCGAGGGGGCCACGCTCGACGAAACTTCAAAAAAAGTAATAAAAGAAGCGATCGATACATTATTTTAAAAAAAGGAGACGCACCATGAATTCATTTATGAAAATTGTCCCGGTTTCTGCATTACTCATTTTTCTCTTTATTTCAGGGTGTGGCGGCAAAGCCCCGATCTATCACATACGTGAAGATATCGATTTCAGTTACTTTAAAAAGGTCGCTGTAATGCCCCTTGATAATCTGAGCAATGATAGAACAGCCGGAGAAGTTGTCAGGCAGGTGGTCATCAGTGAATTGCTTTCTTCCGGGCTTGTGGACGTTGTGGTCCCCGGGGAGGTAATGGCCGCGGTCAGCGAACTGGATATCAAGAACATATCATCCCTGAGTGAAAAACAGATAATGGCCCTCGGCAAGGCCCTGAAGGTTGAGGCGCTTATGATGGGCGCGGTCGAACAATACGGGGAGTCAAGGTCCGGGAATATTTCCGCCCCTGAAGTAACCATCACATTAATGATGGCGGATGCAGGCACAGGCAATATCATCTGGTCCATTACAACAACCCGCGGCGGCGCTGGTTTTATGGCGAGGCATTTCGGGGCCAGATCGGAGACCATGAGCGAAACTGTTCTGGCTGCCGTTAGAGAAGCTATCCGAACGCTTGCCAGATAAAAATACAAATGAAGAATAAAATCCTTATCCTTGTCCTTCTGCTCTTTGCCTTCTCGGCTTTCTCTTATCTTATTTACTTCAAGAAAGAAACCAAAGTTGCGCTGTCTCAGGAGGCTAAAACTGCGGTTTCGCCTTCAAAAGAAGAGGTAAAGAAGCCCGTAGAAAAACCGGCACAGTTAACTGAAGAAACGCTTTCGAAAAAAGTCGCAACACAAGCAAAGGCAACTCCGTCGGCAATAAAAGCTAAGAAGCCCGCGGAGAAAACAAAAATCCTGCTCGCAAAAAAAACTTACGGAAAGATCAAAAAAGGGACACGTGTTAGGCATATAACGAAAAAAGCAGGGAAGCGTTTAAAGAAGCCTTCTCAGGAGATAGTCAAAGTGGCAAAGGCAGCTCCTCCAAAGACAGGCCCTAAGAAGCCTGTTGAGAAACCGAAGACTGTTGTAAAGCACCCTGAAGTCCCGGCGCAGGCGCCGATTGTTATCGCGAAAACTGAGACGACACCGCCGGTAGTAACACCTGCCCCGCTTCCTGCTGCAATACCGGAACAAAAGATTGAAAAGACGATCACGATTAAACCTGCCAAAGAAGAAGCTGACCGCGTTAAAAATTCCGGCCGGGGATTAAACACCCCGGCAGAACAACAGGGCATTATTTCTGACACGACGAAACAGCCGGTTGAGAAACTGAAACCAGCAGTCGCAGAAAAACCTTTACCGGAGATCAAAAAAGAATCTTCAAAACCTGCTGGAGAACCAGTAGAGGTCCCCCCTGTGCAAGTGTCTGAAGCAGTGCTTGCGCTTCCGGAAGCAGAGACGGTGCTGCCAGTAACTGAACCTTTGCGTCCCGCGGTAGCGCCTCAAAAAGTTGAACTTCTTAAAGAAGCCCCTGTGAAACCTGTTGAGACGCCAAAAACTGCGATTACCGCAAGACCTTCTCCTGAGATAAAAAAAGAGACTGTAGTTGTTCAACTCAAAGAAGAACCGAAGAAGCCCGTTGAGAAGGAACCCCAAAAAGAAATAACTGCCGCATTGCCGAAAGCAGACAACAAAAAACCTGCTGAACCAGTTGTGGTCCCCTCCGTGCAAGTACCTCAAACAGCGCTTGCGCTTCCGAAAGCAGAGACGGTGCTGCCGGTAATACCGCCAACACCTTTAATCCCGGCGGCAGCGCCGGTTGTAATTTCTCAGAAGGAAGGCCGGAAGCTTTCGCCTGAGGAAAAAGCATACGCCGGGACCAAAAAAAAAATAGCCCTCCTGCCGTTTGAAAATTTCACTGACAGCAAGGACGCCTTGAGCCAGGTAACTCCGCTGCTGAAGTCGCGGCTGGAAAAGAAAGGCTTGGGGATTGTTGATGAAGACAACCTTAACAAATTATTATGCAATGAAAGGGTAAGGGCCACGGGGCATATTTCAAGAGAGCTGGCGCAGAAAATAGAAAAGGAATTGTCGGCAAACGCGATAATGGCGGGCGCGATTATTTCATACTCCTCCGGCGAAAACCCGCAGATCAGCCTTTTGGCAAGACTGATTGACCCCTTCACCGGGCTTATAATCTGGGCAAATTATGCATCTGTCACCGGTGACGATTTCACTACCATCCTCGGGCTCGGCAGGATAAGCAGCATTGAGGACCTTACTTCAAGGGCTGTTGATATCCTGCTTACCTCTTTTAATACCTCTCCGCCTCAAAAAGACCCGGAGTCCCTGTACAGGATTGCGGTGATGCCGTTTCAAAACAAAAGCAAATACAAAAGCGCAGGTGTTATTGCCACGTATATGTTCCTGGTGGAGCTTTTCAAGAATGAGATATTCGAGCCGGTGGAATACGGTGATGTCAAAAAGATAGTCGTGGAATTGAAAATAAGGGACAAGAGCGAGATTGATTACAAGACCATGGAGGCCTTGTCAAAACGGTCCGGCGCGGGGGGGATTCTGCTTGGCACGGTGGAGCAGTTCAGCGAAAGCACAGACGCGTCCTCCCCTCCGAAAGTGACCATGACTGCCAGGCTTTTGGACGCACGGAAGAATAAAATTCTGTGGTATAATACCCAGCAATCAAACGGTGAGAATGATATAATCGCCTTTGAGTGGGCAGAAAAGAAACCGGTCGACAGGGTGGCTTACAAGGCGGTTTCGGAGCTGGTAAAAAAAATGAGGACAGCTAAATGGCAATAAGACAGACCTCATTCAACAGTCGTCAGTCCCTCGAAAAGACCTCAGAAGACAGAAGTCAGAAGACAGATAGCTGCACATATTTTCCCCTCTGTTATCTGTCTTCTATTATCTGTCTTCTGTTATCTGTCTTCTGTCTTCTGTCATTATGGAGCTGCGCCTCCGCCCCGAAAAAAGAAAAAACAGCGGATGTACTGGCAATTGTGGAGGGCGAGCCGATCACTGAAGGAGACCTTGAATATTCGCTTGAGATAGCCCACCGGAGAGAAGACCTCTCTTCCGCTAAAGGGATCGATATTTCTCAATATATGCAGAAGCTTGTAGACGACAGGTTGATTGCAATTGAGGCGAAGCGCGCGGGGGTGGAAAAATACCCGGAGGTGCAGAATAAAATCGAGGCATATATTCTGAGGGAATCGGTTGTAAAGCTTTATAACGAAGAAATAGAAAAAAAGATAAACGTTAGCGAGGCGGACATAGTTGATTACTACAAAAAGAACAACGAAGAGTTCTCCCTCGGCATAATAGAGCTCAGCTCTGAAAAGGACGCGCAGGACATTATGGAAAAACTGAAAAAGGGTGAAGATTTCAAAAAGCTTGCTGCGGAGAATTCCACCCATGTTTCAAAGAAAGACGGCGGAGAAATAACGCTCCAGCGAAGGTCCATGGGGTCATTCTTTGAAGAGGCCGCCTCAGGCCTTAAGCCCGGAGACTTAAGCGGCATCAAACAAAGCGGAGACAAATACTACATCGTAAAATTAATAAACCGGCAGGAGGCCCCTGAGGAAGGACTTGAAAAGGTCAGGGGGAGCATCGCCGCCCAGCTTAAATCACAGAAGGCAAAAGACAGGAGCAATGAATATCTTAGAGACCTGCGCGAAAAGATAAAGCCGAGGATCAACAATGAACTGCTTTCTTCCATTAATTTAAAAGGCGGAAACGAGGAAAGGGAGAAATGGGCCGGGGATGAAAGGCCCCTGGTCGAGATCGACAGCACGACCCTCAAGGTAAAGGACTTTGTGGCAATGCTTTCATCAAGCGACGAGAACATTAAAGAGCCTGTCCTTAACCGCTGGATCGACCGGAAACTGGTGGATGTTGAGGCCCTGGCCCGGCATTACGAATTAAATTCAGACCTGAAGGACATGCTTCAGCGTTACAAAAACCAGATACTCAAAGATGCCTTCACAAATAAAATGCTCGTGCCGCAAATAAAGATCTCGGACCAGGAGATGACCGCATACTACTCAGCCCATAAAGAAGACTTTGCAAACCCGCTCAGATATAAGCTGCAGCAGATTACCGTTAAAACAAGAGAAGAAGCTGAGGACATTTTAAAAAGTCTGAAAAACGGAGCTGATTTTTCATGGCTGGCAAAGACTAAATCAATAGGTCCGAATGCATCAACCGGCGGGACAACGGACTGGCTTGTTAAAGAGCAGTTGCCTGCTGAGATAAAAAGCATCATTGACACTCTGAATCCGGGAGACATCGGCCCGGTCGTTGAGGCGGATTCTAATTTTGAGATATTCAGATTGCAGGAAAAGACCCCGAAAGAGTTTATAGAGTTCAACAATGTAAAACCTGTCATCCAGAGAAAAGTTTTCATGGAAAAGTTCAAAAAGCTTTATGATGAATATCTGGCCAAACTGAAGAAAGACGCCCAGATAACAATAAATGAAGCTGCTGTGGAGTCGTTTAAAAAAATGTTCGGCAAATAACACACTATGATTTAATGTTTTATCGGCAAAGCTAAAAAATGGACCTCCTACATAATCAAAGGCAGAAGGCAGAAGGCAGAAGGCAGAAAAACAAAAACTTCATCCTTCATCCTTCATCCCTCATTCTTGTACTTTTATTTGCCGCCCTTGTCACATGCGCTCCTGAACAGAAGGTAAAAAAGGGCTTCGCCCCGAAACCGTGTATGGATTGTCACCAGGAAAAACAGGCTGACTTCACCAAGAAGTTCGTGCACGCCCCGATGGCAGGCAATGATTGTGAAGCCTGTCATCTGCGTCACGGCAAACTCGCTGTCAAGTCTTTTGTGGAAAGGGAGGAAGACAAGCTTTGCTACATTTGCCATAAACAGATGGCGGCTGATATGGAAAAGGCGGCCAATGTCCACACAGTCCTGAAGCAGGGCAAATGCATACCGTGTCATAATCCTCACGCGTCAGACAATAAATCCCTCCAGGTAAAAACAGGAAGCGAGCAATGCTTTGCATGCCACGATAAAAGTTCTTTTATGCGCGCCACGCGTCACAAACCCCTTGATGACGGCTGCCTTAACTGCCACAGCGCACATGCCTCTCCGTATAAATATAATCTCGTTAAGGAAGAGGGCGAGCTTTGCCGCTCCTGCCATGATTATAAAGCCCCCTCCTTTGCATCCGCGCATAAGGACTATCCTGTGGAACAGTCAAAATGCTCAGGCTGTCATGCCGCTCACAGCTCTACAAATGACAAATTGCTGAGGGAATCTGTTCATGAGCCGTTAGCACTCGGACAGTGCTCCTCCTGCCACAAACCGGCAACCGGTCCGGACGCGTTGAAGACAATCGCATCGGACGGTAAGCTCTGTTATACCTGCCACGCAAAGGAAGAGAAGAAATACAGCGCGGCTTACAGGCATCCGCTGACGGACCAGGGAAAGTGTCTGACCTGCCATGACCCTCATGCAACTGATTATCCAAAGATCACACTTATGAAAAATAAAGAGCTTTGCACAAACTGCCACAAAGATAAACCGAAGATCGACGTAAGTTATTTACATAAGCCGATAAAGGAACAGGGCTGCATTGCCTGTCACAATCCGCACGCCTCCGCAAACCGCTTTTATCTGATCGCATCTGAGAAACAGATATGCTTTTCCTGTCACCCGCAGGTCGAGAAGGATCTGCAAGACCCCTACAAGCATGAGCCGTTTTCCAAAGTTGAATGCGCAAAGTGTCACGATTCACACGGCTCCAATAACTTTGTTATGTCTAAAATACCATTGACTGAATTATGTTATACGTGCCATGACAAGAACAAGTACCTCAAGGCCTACGTTCATACGCCTGTAGCAAAAAGACAATGCGGCGCCTGCCATAAGGCCCATACCTCGCCTTACGCGGGACTGCTGAATACTCCCTACGAACAACTGTGTACAACATGTCACAACAATATGTATGCAGACATTAAACCGGAAGGCACACACCCGTTGTTCAGGGACAAAAATTGCAAGGCCTGCCACGCCCCTCACGCGAGTGATTTCATCGCGTCAACCGTAAAACCTGAAAAAGAACTCTGCTACGAATGTCACAAAAGCCTGGAGTCAAAAGTACAAGCCGGCACCCACAAACATCTCCCGGTGGAAGAGGGCAAGTGCACATCATGCCACAGCCCCCACGGGACAAAGCTCAGGTTCCAGCTCCTTGACCGGACAAACGAACTTTGCCTCTCATGCCACGAGAGAATAGTCACTACAAAAATAAGGAAGGGACATATATCAATGGAAGGCGGGGATTGTTTGAGCTGTCATACTTCTCACTATTCTGAAATAAAAAGTCTGCTCAGCGGAAAAGACCCCGCGCTGTGCACCAAGTGTCACACAGTTGATACGGAAAGGCTGTTGAAGGCGCACAGACAACCCGTAAATAAAATCGATCACTGTACAACCTGTCATCTGCCCCATGTGACGGAAAAACCCGGGCTGCTTAAAAATATCATGCATACACCTTTTACCGAGGGGCGCTGCGAGGCATGTCATGAATAAGAGCAGAAGTCAGAAGTCAGAAGTCAGAAGTCAGAAAAATGCAAAGCAAGTCTTTTATTCCACTATCCTGACCATCTGTTTTATGCTTATTTGGTTTTCAGCAGTCAATGTGGGAGAGGTTAATGCTGAAGCAAGATTAAAATCAAAGATACCGGACCTGTGTTACGACTGTCATAAAGAGCTGAAGAAGAACCTGTCGGCAAAGTATGTGCACTTTCTTTTTAAAGACGGGAAATGCATTACCTGTCACAATTCTCACGTAAGCACTATCAAGGGATTGATGAATGACGACATAAATTCCATTTGCCTGAGCTGCCATGAGAACCTCAGGAACCTTATCCGCAAAGGCATTGTGCACCCCGCGCTCAAGGAAAGCTCATGCACCGGGTGCCATAACGCGCACAGCAGCGAATACAACCAT
The Nitrospirota bacterium genome window above contains:
- a CDS encoding DUF799 family lipoprotein, whose product is MNSLIRKKVFSGMVISLCLIFMSGCSGSIKHYVRPNTDAAKIKKIAVLPFENFTPDTFADKKVRSLAIIDLLSRGLDVIEPGEVLKTLQEMKVKSAQSLTQQDIMNIGETLNVESVMTGSVEAFGISRGISVSYPEVSVNLMLFDAKTGKVIWSVWHTAGGASFWSRHFGAEGATLDETSKKVIKEAIDTLF
- a CDS encoding peptidyl-prolyl cis-trans isomerase, with translation MAIRQTSFNSRQSLEKTSEDRSQKTDSCTYFPLCYLSSIICLLLSVFCLLSLWSCASAPKKEKTADVLAIVEGEPITEGDLEYSLEIAHRREDLSSAKGIDISQYMQKLVDDRLIAIEAKRAGVEKYPEVQNKIEAYILRESVVKLYNEEIEKKINVSEADIVDYYKKNNEEFSLGIIELSSEKDAQDIMEKLKKGEDFKKLAAENSTHVSKKDGGEITLQRRSMGSFFEEAASGLKPGDLSGIKQSGDKYYIVKLINRQEAPEEGLEKVRGSIAAQLKSQKAKDRSNEYLRDLREKIKPRINNELLSSINLKGGNEEREKWAGDERPLVEIDSTTLKVKDFVAMLSSSDENIKEPVLNRWIDRKLVDVEALARHYELNSDLKDMLQRYKNQILKDAFTNKMLVPQIKISDQEMTAYYSAHKEDFANPLRYKLQQITVKTREEAEDILKSLKNGADFSWLAKTKSIGPNASTGGTTDWLVKEQLPAEIKSIIDTLNPGDIGPVVEADSNFEIFRLQEKTPKEFIEFNNVKPVIQRKVFMEKFKKLYDEYLAKLKKDAQITINEAAVESFKKMFGK